A stretch of Mus caroli chromosome 5, CAROLI_EIJ_v1.1, whole genome shotgun sequence DNA encodes these proteins:
- the LOC110295331 gene encoding MORF4 family-associated protein 1, protein MRPLDAVELAEPEEVEVLEPEEDFEQFLLPVIHEMREDIASLTRERGRAPARNRGKLWEMDNMLIQIKTQVEASEESALNHLQGAGGAEPRGPRAEKADEKAQEMAKMAEMLVQLVRRIEKSESS, encoded by the coding sequence ATGCGGCCCCTGGACGCGGTGGAGCTGGCGGAGCCCGAGGAGGTGGAGGTGCTGGAGCCCGAGGAGGACTTCGAGCAGTTTCTGCTGCCCGTCATCCACGAGATGCGCGAGGACATCGCGTCGCTGACGCGCGAGCGCGGGCGCGCGCCGGCGCGCAACCGGGGCAAGCTGTGGGAGATGGACAATATGCTGATCCAGATCAAGACTCAGGTCGAGGCCTCCGAGGAGAGCGCCCTCAACCACCTGCAGGGCGCGGGCGGCGCCGAGCCCCGCGGCCCCCGGGCGGAGAAGGCCGACGAGAAGGCGCAGGAGATGGCGAAGATGGCCGAGATGCTGGTGCAGCTCGTGCGGCGGATAGAGAAGAGCGAGTCTTCGTGA